In Kordia antarctica, the following proteins share a genomic window:
- the mnmD gene encoding tRNA (5-methylaminomethyl-2-thiouridine)(34)-methyltransferase MnmD: MKRNIITTEDGSTTIHLEEWDEHYHSTHGAIQEAAHVYIKTGLQHLQNTYNPDQIHILEIGFGTGLNAFMTYLETKKHNFNCNYHGVEAYPISSEEIAQLNYVSELKAENEVVIFDKMHVCDWEQEIILSENFKLTKRQQLFHEITDQAKFNLIYFDAFGARVQPELWTVSIFQKMYDALQNKSILVTYAAKGSVRRAMQEVGFAVERLPGPPGKREMLRATKN, translated from the coding sequence TTGAAACGAAACATAATCACCACGGAAGATGGATCTACCACAATTCATCTGGAAGAATGGGACGAACACTACCATTCTACACATGGTGCCATACAAGAAGCTGCACATGTTTACATAAAAACGGGCTTACAGCATTTGCAAAATACATACAATCCTGACCAAATTCATATTCTCGAAATAGGATTTGGTACAGGATTGAATGCTTTTATGACGTATTTAGAAACGAAAAAGCACAACTTCAACTGTAACTATCATGGCGTAGAGGCGTATCCTATTTCGTCAGAAGAAATTGCGCAACTCAACTATGTCAGTGAATTAAAAGCTGAAAATGAAGTGGTTATTTTTGATAAAATGCATGTGTGCGATTGGGAACAAGAAATCATACTTTCTGAAAACTTCAAATTGACCAAACGCCAGCAACTCTTTCATGAAATTACAGATCAAGCGAAATTCAATCTCATCTATTTTGATGCATTTGGCGCGCGCGTACAACCAGAATTATGGACAGTTTCCATCTTTCAAAAAATGTATGATGCATTACAAAACAAAAGTATTTTAGTAACGTATGCAGCCAAAGGAAGTGTGCGAAGAGCTATGCAAGAAGTTGGTTTCGCAGTAGAACGATTGCCAGGCCCACCAGGAAAACGAGAAATGCTTCGTGCTACAAAAAATTAA
- a CDS encoding TIGR01777 family oxidoreductase has translation MKILICGATGLIGSALTKLCIQENHQIHYLTTRKSKIEHAENKKGFYWNPAQGEIDTACFEGVEAIINLSGANIAKSWTEAYKEEIMNSRIDTANVLFKAIRNMENHTVKHFISASGIAIYPSSLTEYYTEETEKEATDFLGTVVKQWELHANQFKSLEISVTILRTGLVFSANGGALVEMSKPVKYGVGAAIGSGKQWQSWIHIDDIARMYLHALTNKIIGTYNGVAPNPTTNKLLTKEIASVLKKPFFLPNIPKFMMKLILGEMSTLLFSSQKVSSEKIEKTGFEFKFKELTPALEDVFEK, from the coding sequence ATGAAAATACTTATCTGCGGCGCAACTGGATTAATTGGTTCTGCTTTAACCAAATTATGTATTCAGGAAAATCATCAAATTCATTACCTGACAACGCGTAAAAGTAAAATAGAACACGCTGAAAATAAAAAGGGTTTCTATTGGAATCCCGCTCAAGGCGAAATTGACACAGCATGTTTTGAAGGTGTTGAAGCAATTATAAACCTTTCTGGTGCAAACATTGCCAAATCTTGGACAGAAGCATACAAAGAAGAAATCATGAACAGTCGCATAGATACGGCAAACGTATTATTCAAAGCGATTCGCAACATGGAAAATCATACAGTAAAACACTTTATTTCTGCTTCTGGAATCGCAATTTATCCAAGTTCACTAACTGAATATTATACAGAAGAAACTGAAAAAGAAGCAACCGACTTCTTAGGAACTGTCGTAAAACAATGGGAATTACACGCAAATCAATTCAAATCGTTAGAAATTTCGGTCACCATTCTAAGAACTGGATTGGTATTTTCTGCAAACGGCGGCGCATTAGTAGAAATGTCTAAACCTGTAAAATATGGAGTTGGAGCGGCAATAGGTTCTGGAAAACAATGGCAATCGTGGATTCATATTGATGACATTGCGCGCATGTATCTTCACGCACTTACAAACAAAATTATAGGAACATATAATGGAGTTGCACCAAATCCGACGACAAATAAATTACTGACAAAAGAAATTGCTTCTGTATTAAAAAAACCATTCTTTTTGCCAAACATTCCTAAATTTATGATGAAATTGATTTTGGGCGAAATGAGCACATTGCTATTCTCAAGTCAAAAAGTAAGCTCAGAAAAAATAGAAAAAACAGGTTTCGAATTCAAATTCAAGGAATTAACGCCAGCATTGGAAGATGTATTTGAAAAGTAA
- a CDS encoding nucleotide exchange factor GrpE, giving the protein MSKKNDTKVEQEQPEVANEATATAETSENTAEVVSAEAKLQEELSKEKDKFLRLFAEFENYKKRTSKERIELFRTAGKDILVAMLPVLDDLDRALVEISKTDEEELKKGVLLISNKLKETLKSKGLGEVEVKAGDTFDAEDHEAVTQIPALSDDMKGKIIDVLEKGYTLGDKIIRYPKVVVGQ; this is encoded by the coding sequence ATGAGCAAAAAAAACGATACTAAAGTAGAACAAGAACAGCCAGAAGTTGCAAATGAAGCAACAGCTACGGCTGAAACAAGCGAAAATACAGCAGAAGTCGTTTCTGCGGAAGCAAAACTACAAGAAGAACTATCAAAAGAAAAAGACAAATTTTTACGTCTATTTGCTGAGTTTGAAAACTATAAAAAGAGAACAAGCAAAGAACGTATAGAGTTATTTAGAACAGCAGGGAAAGACATTTTAGTTGCCATGTTGCCAGTCTTAGATGATTTAGATAGAGCTTTGGTAGAAATTTCTAAAACAGATGAAGAAGAACTCAAAAAAGGAGTATTACTGATTAGCAATAAGCTAAAAGAAACTTTAAAAAGCAAAGGCTTAGGAGAAGTTGAAGTAAAAGCTGGCGATACATTTGATGCAGAAGATCACGAAGCGGTAACGCAAATTCCTGCGCTATCAGATGATATGAAAGGCAAAATTATTGATGTACTTGAAAAAGGATATACGCTAGGAGATAAAATCATCCGATACCCTAAAGTAGTTGTTGGACAATAA
- a CDS encoding DUF4920 domain-containing protein, which yields MKKILILGVALIAFIGCEDAKNNEKTAQETKEVNATEMAYASFGEKIEADKALSIAEISKKYDNLKVGDTLAVKFMANINSVCASKGCWMRLDAGDEKEVMVKFKDYGFFMPLDATGEVIVDGKAFVQETSVDELKHYAEDAGNSEEEIAKITESKKTLSFIADGVLLKK from the coding sequence ATGAAGAAAATATTAATTTTAGGAGTTGCCTTAATAGCATTTATAGGATGTGAAGACGCAAAAAACAACGAAAAAACTGCGCAAGAAACGAAAGAAGTAAACGCTACTGAAATGGCATATGCATCTTTTGGAGAAAAAATTGAAGCTGACAAAGCATTATCAATCGCAGAAATCAGTAAAAAATATGACAATCTAAAAGTTGGAGATACGCTAGCTGTAAAATTTATGGCAAACATTAACTCTGTTTGTGCTAGCAAAGGATGTTGGATGCGTTTAGATGCAGGCGATGAAAAAGAAGTTATGGTAAAATTTAAAGACTACGGATTTTTTATGCCGCTTGACGCGACAGGTGAAGTTATTGTTGATGGAAAAGCATTTGTACAAGAAACATCTGTGGACGAATTGAAGCATTACGCGGAAGATGCAGGAAATTCTGAAGAAGAAATTGCTAAAATAACAGAATCGAAAAAGACACTTTCGTTTATTGCGGATGGTGTTTTACTGAAAAAATAA
- the dnaJ gene encoding molecular chaperone DnaJ gives MKQDYYETLGITKGASAAEIKKAYRKKAIQYHPDKNPDDKGAEEMFKKAAEAYEVLSDENKKARYDQYGHAAFENGGGFSGGGGFGGGMNMDDIFSQFGDIFGGGFGGGGGFSGFGGSGGSRQRRVKGSNLRIRVKLTLEEIANGVEKKVKVRRKVQAEGVSYKTCETCQGSGQMTRITNTILGRMQTSTTCSSCGGAGQTINKRPAGADGQGLKVTEETVLIKIPPGVVEGMQLKVTGKGNEAPGQHGVSGDLLVAIEEKDHEFLKREGDNLHYDLYISFSEAALGSSKEIDTVTGKVRIKVESGVQSGKILRLRGKGIPSINGYGKGDLLVHINVWTPKTLTSEQKSFFEKMADDENFIPNPEKSDKSFFEKVKDMFS, from the coding sequence ATGAAACAAGATTATTACGAAACATTAGGTATTACGAAAGGTGCTTCGGCAGCAGAAATAAAAAAAGCATACCGCAAAAAAGCAATTCAATATCATCCTGATAAAAATCCAGATGATAAAGGCGCGGAAGAAATGTTTAAAAAAGCAGCAGAAGCGTATGAAGTGTTGAGCGACGAAAACAAAAAAGCACGTTACGATCAATATGGTCACGCAGCTTTTGAAAACGGCGGCGGCTTTAGTGGCGGCGGCGGATTTGGCGGCGGCATGAATATGGACGATATCTTTAGTCAGTTTGGTGATATTTTTGGCGGCGGTTTCGGCGGCGGTGGCGGATTCAGTGGATTTGGCGGCAGCGGCGGTTCAAGACAACGACGTGTAAAAGGAAGCAATTTAAGAATTCGTGTAAAACTTACGTTAGAAGAAATTGCAAATGGCGTTGAGAAAAAAGTAAAAGTTCGTAGAAAAGTACAAGCGGAAGGCGTAAGCTACAAAACCTGCGAAACGTGTCAAGGTTCTGGTCAGATGACAAGAATTACGAATACAATTTTGGGTAGAATGCAAACGTCTACAACATGTAGTTCATGTGGTGGCGCTGGACAAACCATCAATAAAAGACCAGCTGGAGCAGATGGACAAGGATTAAAAGTTACAGAAGAAACAGTACTCATTAAAATTCCACCAGGTGTTGTAGAAGGCATGCAATTAAAAGTGACAGGTAAAGGAAACGAAGCACCAGGACAACATGGAGTTTCGGGAGATTTATTAGTTGCTATTGAAGAAAAAGACCATGAGTTCTTAAAACGTGAAGGTGACAATCTTCATTACGATTTATACATTAGTTTCTCTGAAGCAGCTTTAGGAAGCTCTAAAGAAATTGATACTGTAACTGGAAAAGTTAGAATCAAAGTAGAATCGGGAGTGCAATCTGGAAAAATATTACGCTTACGCGGAAAAGGAATTCCAAGTATTAACGGATACGGAAAAGGAGATTTGTTAGTGCATATCAACGTTTGGACGCCTAAAACATTGACAAGTGAGCAAAAAAGCTTCTTTGAAAAGATGGCGGATGATGAGAATTTTATCCCAAATCCTGAAAAGAGCGATAAGTCATTTTTTGAAAAAGTCAAAGACATGTTTTCGTAA
- a CDS encoding YceI family protein: protein MRIKFLSIFALTTLTLFAVSCSGEKKNETDAETAKTEKTISEEAVKYKVDTANTTVTWKGSKAIGGSHNGTMNVTSGAFAVKDGKLESGNFIIDVASLKVVDIPAEDEGNAKLKGHLLSKDFFDAEKHGSAAFSITAVKEENGKTMIEGNLTLKDVKKNISFPATVTVNGNKAMIVSEVFTIDRTDFGMQYGSSSLADTIKDKAISDDVELSVKLVATKQ, encoded by the coding sequence ATGAGAATAAAATTTTTAAGCATTTTTGCTTTAACTACACTGACACTATTTGCCGTTTCATGTAGCGGAGAAAAGAAAAACGAAACTGACGCTGAAACTGCAAAAACTGAGAAAACGATTAGCGAAGAAGCTGTAAAGTACAAAGTTGATACTGCGAATACGACAGTTACTTGGAAAGGTTCAAAAGCTATCGGCGGAAGCCATAACGGAACAATGAATGTTACTTCGGGAGCGTTTGCTGTAAAAGACGGAAAATTAGAAAGCGGAAACTTTATTATTGATGTTGCTTCTTTGAAAGTAGTAGATATTCCTGCGGAAGATGAAGGAAACGCTAAATTAAAAGGTCATTTATTAAGTAAAGACTTTTTTGATGCAGAAAAACATGGAAGTGCTGCTTTTTCTATTACAGCTGTAAAAGAAGAAAATGGAAAAACAATGATTGAAGGAAACTTAACATTGAAAGATGTGAAGAAAAATATTTCTTTTCCTGCAACAGTTACCGTAAATGGTAATAAAGCAATGATTGTAAGCGAAGTTTTTACAATTGACAGAACTGATTTTGGAATGCAATACGGTTCTTCATCACTTGCGGATACTATTAAAGATAAAGCAATTAGTGATGACGTTGAGTTATCTGTAAAACTTGTTGCTACAAAGCAGTAA